In Primulina eburnea isolate SZY01 chromosome 5, ASM2296580v1, whole genome shotgun sequence, a single window of DNA contains:
- the LOC140832905 gene encoding calcium-binding protein CP1, which produces MCPTGTTLPRGGKSNLRSAFDVIDADGDGKISHEDLRAFYGGFSAADTSGEGVIESMISVADSNKDGFVEYDEFEKVLEGKKGKDQRIGVMEDAFRVMDKDGDGKVGHEDLKSYLKWAGFEADDEDVKAMIMLGGGDDQNGGVTFQGFLKILAF; this is translated from the coding sequence ATGTGTCCAACGGGAACAACCTTGCCGCGCGGAGGGAAATCGAACCTTCGATCGGCGTTCGACGTCATTGATGCCGACGGAGACGGGAAGATCAGCCACGAGGATCTCCGGGCGTTCTACGGGGGTTTCTCCGCGGCCGACACTTCCGGGGAGGGGGTCATCGAATCCATGATTTCTGTCGCGGATTCCAACAAAGATGGGTTCGTGGAATACGACGAATTCGAGAAGGTTTTGGAGGGGAAGAAGGGGAAGGATCAGAGGATTGGGGTGATGGAGGATGCTTTCCGGGTGATGGATAAAGATGGAGATGGGAAAGTGGGGCACGAAGATCTGAAGAGCTACCTGAAGTGGGCTGGGTTCGAAGCCGACGATGAAGATGTGAAGGCCATGATCATGTTGGGCGGCGGGGACGACCAAAATGGGGGCGTTACTTTCCAAGGGTTTCTCAAGATTTTGGCCTTTTGA
- the LOC140831338 gene encoding uncharacterized protein produces the protein MQIYGLVCLRKPNATDIARLLEMHEQIHGFPGMLGSLDCIHWAWKNCPVAWRAQYTRGDHGYPTIVLEAVASADLWIWHAFFGVAGSRNYINVLNESPLFNDVLKGNAPDVNFLVNDTQYTKGYYLTDGIYLEWATFVKSFSCPQDPKRMKFKERQDAARKDVERAFGVLQARWAIIRDPGRHWFMDKCNINVGF, from the coding sequence ATGCAAATATATGGGCTTGTGTGCTTAAGAAAACCCAACGCAACCGACATCGCTCGTTTGCTTGAAATGCATGAGCAAATACATGGTTTTCCTGGTATGTTAGGAAGCCTTGATTGCATACATTGGGCTTGGAAAAATTGTCCGGTCGCGTGGAGAGCCCAGTACACTCGAGGCGATCATGGCTACCCAACAATTGTGCTCGAGGCAGTTGCATCAGCCGACTTGTGGATATGGCACGCCTTTTTTGGAGTGGCTGGGTCTCGTAATTACATAAATGTCCTTAACGAGTCGCCTCTTTTTAATGACGTCTTGAAAGGAAATGCACCGGAtgttaattttcttgtgaatgATACACAATATACTAAAGGATACTACTTAACAGATGGTATATACCTGGAATGGGCCACTTTCGTGAAGAGTTTTTCATGTCCACAGGATCCCAAAAGAATGAAATTCAAAGAAAGACAAGATGCTGCAAGAAAAGATGTTGAACGGGCATTTGGGGTTCTTCAAGCTCGTTGGGCAATTATAAGAGACCCAGGGAGACATTGGTTTATGGATAAATGCAATATCAATGTGGGATTTTGA